The Nevskiales bacterium genome includes a window with the following:
- a CDS encoding adenylyltransferase/cytidyltransferase family protein, which yields MIPVAADLRPVLVVGVFDLFHRGHVELLRRARELGSCLHVVVNGDHLTSAYKRRPVMTEDDRLAIVSACRYVDRAEVSNDYDIKPYVERHGIRVIVHGDDWERASYLHQIRVTEDYLRARDMELVFLPYYRGESTSDLRRRIREERP from the coding sequence ATGATCCCTGTGGCTGCCGATTTGCGTCCGGTGCTCGTAGTGGGTGTGTTCGACTTATTCCACCGTGGCCACGTGGAGTTGCTGCGGCGCGCCCGTGAATTGGGCAGTTGCCTGCACGTTGTTGTCAACGGCGACCACCTGACTTCGGCGTACAAGCGTAGGCCGGTCATGACGGAGGATGATCGTCTGGCCATCGTATCGGCCTGCCGCTATGTCGATCGGGCAGAAGTAAGTAACGACTACGATATCAAGCCTTATGTGGAGCGACACGGGATTCGCGTCATTGTTCATGGTGATGACTGGGAAAGAGCCAGCTATCTGCACCAGATCCGAGTAACTGAAGATTATCTGAGAGCGCGCGACATGGAGCTGGTATTTCTTCCGTACTATCGGGGCGAGAGCACCTCCGACCTTCGGCGACGGATACGGGAAGAGAGGCCATGA
- a CDS encoding iron-containing alcohol dehydrogenase yields the protein MNSPADDKRRLLHVPARFDIYSSLDETCVALSKAIERHCARDPRAVLFSGDSHTADAARIVASELSKTGLNCYQHRVSDSTLAEVREAVSSLRGNADILVAVGGGSVIDVAKLAAHELGQPLIIIPTALSSDCIGSPVAVIKDDNGHRQSLPSVIPNQVLVDTSITLTAPQEMALAGVCDVLSNASAVLDAGEAQQQVGYVPDNFSITLSESAYRLVLPVNWDYFNTAAGHRVLCKSLILSGLAMGFSGDSVPCSGAEHAISHALDRLNPRRRLHGLQVGMTTRYCHHLRRLLNKKELPSAVVQALDSLDLLTPEAMGITQDVFLRAVRLGTAIRPGRYTVLNQLPEEPALLEEAYRLAFT from the coding sequence ATGAACAGCCCGGCTGACGACAAGCGTCGTCTGCTGCATGTGCCGGCCCGATTCGATATTTATTCGAGCCTGGATGAAACTTGCGTAGCCTTGAGCAAGGCGATCGAACGTCACTGTGCAAGGGATCCCCGCGCTGTTCTCTTCTCAGGTGACAGTCATACGGCAGATGCTGCACGCATCGTCGCTTCCGAGCTCAGTAAGACAGGGCTGAACTGCTATCAGCATCGCGTGAGCGATAGCACGCTGGCTGAAGTGCGCGAAGCTGTCAGTTCCCTGCGGGGTAACGCGGACATTCTGGTTGCGGTCGGTGGTGGATCGGTCATCGATGTGGCAAAGCTGGCCGCTCATGAGTTGGGACAACCGCTGATCATCATTCCCACTGCCTTGTCGAGTGACTGCATCGGCTCGCCGGTTGCCGTCATCAAGGATGATAATGGACACAGGCAAAGTTTACCGTCGGTCATACCCAATCAAGTTCTGGTGGATACCAGTATTACCCTTACAGCGCCGCAGGAAATGGCGCTGGCGGGCGTATGCGATGTTTTGTCGAATGCCTCCGCTGTTCTGGACGCCGGCGAGGCGCAACAACAGGTCGGGTATGTGCCCGATAATTTTTCCATCACGCTGTCTGAAAGTGCATACCGACTCGTACTGCCGGTTAACTGGGATTATTTCAACACTGCCGCAGGCCATCGTGTTCTGTGCAAGTCACTCATCCTTTCCGGACTTGCCATGGGGTTCTCGGGAGACTCGGTACCGTGCAGCGGGGCAGAGCATGCCATCAGCCATGCCTTGGACCGCTTGAATCCACGAAGGCGGCTACATGGATTACAGGTTGGCATGACGACACGCTACTGCCATCATTTGCGTCGACTGCTGAACAAAAAGGAATTGCCTTCGGCTGTGGTACAGGCATTGGACAGTCTGGACCTGTTGACACCCGAAGCCATGGGCATAACCCAAGATGTCTTTCTGCGGGCAGTCCGGTTGGGCACTGCCATACGTCCGGGGCGCTACACTGTGCTCAACCAGCTTCCTGAAGAACCCGCGCTACTCGAGGAAGCCTACCGCCTCGCCTTCACTTAA
- a CDS encoding glycosyltransferase family 2 protein — translation MTAQPLVSVILPTHNRATMLGRAIRSVLAQTYRNLELLVVDDNSTDDTESVVRRIQDPRLRYMRLSENRRAAAARNIGIREARGDLIAFQDDDDVWLIEKLARQVPALMDAGPEVGLNLCGKIRLFPDRAEYVGGSKAFARLDFERGGPLDGFMLISTPGWLVRREALLQAGLFDEDMRAWDDWELALRLTRICRFNHIDYPLYLQNRIEGSSMWKNERAFSNDLQIILHKNPGLWQQHRQVLSRNYYYMGRSELTYHDSSRGRRWLCQALRYQPWNFKAAVMLLVSLGGAPAARRLLQHGRSLKMRLAMVIAPLRRLVT, via the coding sequence ATGACCGCACAGCCACTGGTAAGCGTGATCCTGCCGACACATAACCGCGCGACAATGCTTGGGCGCGCCATCCGCAGTGTGTTGGCACAGACTTATCGCAATCTGGAGCTGCTGGTCGTGGACGATAACTCCACGGATGACACCGAGAGTGTCGTACGCCGGATTCAAGATCCCAGACTGCGGTATATGCGCCTGTCAGAAAACCGTCGCGCGGCTGCGGCCCGAAACATCGGCATCCGCGAAGCGCGAGGGGATCTGATAGCGTTCCAGGATGATGACGATGTGTGGCTCATCGAGAAGCTGGCTCGGCAAGTGCCGGCGCTGATGGATGCCGGTCCGGAAGTCGGTCTCAATCTGTGCGGCAAGATCCGTCTTTTCCCCGACCGCGCCGAATATGTTGGGGGCAGCAAAGCATTCGCACGCCTGGATTTCGAGCGTGGCGGCCCATTGGATGGCTTCATGCTGATCTCGACACCCGGGTGGCTGGTACGGCGTGAGGCGTTGCTGCAGGCAGGTCTGTTCGACGAAGACATGCGAGCATGGGATGACTGGGAGCTTGCCTTGCGGCTGACGCGGATATGCCGCTTCAATCACATCGATTACCCCTTGTATCTGCAGAACCGGATCGAGGGCAGCAGCATGTGGAAGAATGAGCGTGCCTTCTCGAACGACCTTCAGATTATCCTGCACAAGAACCCTGGATTGTGGCAGCAGCATCGGCAAGTACTCTCCCGGAACTATTACTACATGGGGCGCAGCGAGCTGACGTATCACGATTCCAGCCGTGGGCGTCGCTGGCTGTGCCAGGCCCTGCGCTATCAGCCATGGAACTTTAAGGCGGCAGTAATGCTGCTAGTCTCGCTGGGAGGTGCGCCGGCGGCGCGCCGGTTACTGCAGCATGGACGATCCCTGAAAATGCGACTGGCTATGGTCATCGCGCCCTTGCGCCGGTTAGTGACTTGA
- a CDS encoding glycosyltransferase family 2 protein, whose product MQPPTVSVILPTYNRASTLRRAITSVLSQDTTAPLELIVVDDNSTDGTADVVAAIQDERLHYIRRTTNGGASAARNAGIMAARGRYIAFIDSDDEWLPFKLEKQLAALDAAGTDIGMVVCGLIRWDKRQAVYLPPPDRRRQRERNLKREIIRQNFALTSCWLVRREFFDRVGPFDEQLKCLVDWEWLLRFCLRYDLCLIEEPLLMVYASPDSISSRELDYIESLEKMLYKHASALVHDRRSLSNLHYVLGKKYCLYRSMREGRLHLLQAIRLYPLDLRVIAALLLSLLGMRLFTLVWRSVRHSKGFVA is encoded by the coding sequence ATGCAACCCCCAACCGTTAGTGTCATCCTGCCCACTTATAATCGCGCCTCGACGCTGAGACGCGCGATCACCAGCGTGCTCTCACAGGACACTACAGCTCCACTGGAGCTCATCGTGGTGGACGACAACTCCACTGACGGAACTGCGGATGTCGTGGCAGCGATCCAGGATGAACGCCTGCACTATATCCGCCGGACGACGAATGGCGGTGCATCGGCGGCACGCAACGCAGGGATCATGGCCGCGCGTGGCCGCTATATCGCTTTTATTGATAGTGACGATGAATGGTTGCCATTCAAGCTCGAGAAACAGCTGGCGGCTCTTGATGCCGCCGGTACGGACATCGGGATGGTCGTGTGCGGCTTAATTCGCTGGGACAAGCGCCAGGCTGTTTATCTGCCGCCGCCAGACCGCCGGCGGCAGCGCGAGCGCAATCTCAAGCGGGAGATTATCCGGCAGAATTTTGCGCTAACCTCATGTTGGCTGGTACGTCGCGAGTTTTTCGATCGCGTGGGGCCTTTCGATGAGCAACTCAAATGCCTGGTTGACTGGGAATGGCTGCTGCGGTTTTGCTTGCGTTACGATCTTTGTCTGATTGAAGAACCCCTGTTGATGGTGTATGCCAGCCCTGACAGCATCTCGAGCAGGGAACTGGATTACATCGAGTCTCTTGAGAAGATGCTGTATAAGCATGCCAGTGCGCTTGTACATGACCGCCGCAGCTTGTCGAACCTGCACTATGTGCTCGGTAAGAAGTACTGCCTCTATCGCAGCATGCGCGAGGGCCGCCTGCATTTGCTGCAGGCAATACGACTTTATCCGCTGGATTTGCGGGTGATCGCTGCCTTGCTGCTCTCGTTGCTTGGCATGCGGCTATTTACCCTGGTCTGGCGCTCGGTCAGGCATTCGAAGGGGTTTGTTGCATGA